TTATCTCTAGCGCAAAGTTATTTTTGTAATTCTATCTTAATTCTCGCCATAACCAATGCTTTTTTTGGCTAACACAGGATGAAGTACTAACGCATGATGATGAAATGCTAGAGTCTGAGGACCCTAGTGTTCTTACTACTTTGAGCATCCAGGTGGATGTGTTGACGGCACGTCGTGGCAGGAACAGCAAGCTTCATAAGAGCAATAATGATGTCAGCAAGGGGTAGTAGTTGGAGTGCACCAGGACAAGTGGACAACCATGCGTTATTATTCTTGATAGAAAAATTGGTATTTAGTTCAAATTGACTCCAATACCAAAAGTTTACCAAGAAACACCGTTATTCCAAACAGCCCCTTAGTGCTGTGTCCCCTTTTGGAGGAGTACATACCTAGTTTAAAAAATGAACTTGGGCTACCACACCTACTTTAAATGTTCTTACGGCTTACAGGGCCCTGTTATTTCAGTCAAGAAGTGTGGAAAATCAAAATATAGTTATTGTTGTAACAGATAACACTCCAATATGAATTGATCAGCTAGtagcattttatttttgaacttAACTAACGTATTTGGCTGTTTGGTCGTGCACTGATACTGTGCAGTTCGATATCTTGTCTTGGTACTCTCGTTGTATTACACCTTAGACGGACATAGTTGTCCAGATCTGCAAGTGTTGGCTTATGTTTCTGCTGGGCGAAAACATATGAAGCTGAACACTTCTGAGCTACAGAAAGAACTCAGGATAGCCCATCAATAAAAGTTTACAACATTAACAGCAGAACAAGATGGCAAATAAGTGAACAACTAGCAGCACTACACACATGgcatacaaaaaaaagacgTGTTTCCAGCAACAGAGTAGTTTTCAAGGAAGTATCTCTTGCAGCGCTAAAAAATGAGTACAATGGACATGGTTTTTCACCACGATCCTGAGCTAAAATGCAACCTCAAGACTCCAAAAACAGGAAGCAATCTGGTGGTGTCAGGATATCCCCAACACTACCTCACTCCAGGTATCTACTCCCCGGTGCATAAGGGCTCCATCAGTTTGGGGCAAGGTTATGTACAACACATGAGGAAATGAAAGGCTCGCATCACAAGGTTGTGGCGCTTGTCACGTACGACACGACAACCGTGATATCATCAAGCTTCCCACCATAGAACCGGTATCCAGCCtcttgagcagcagcagcaaagggTGATTGCCTATTTTTATCCAGTGCTCTTTCCCGAGCAAGGGCAGCAATTTTCTGTGCTGTGGCTTGAGCCCCAAGTCCGGCCCTCGCAGCCTCAACAACGATAGTAGTAATTTCATTGGTGTAAAGATTGTCGAAAAGCCCATCCGTGCCAGCAATAATGACATCGCCAGTCGCAACCGGGTAACGAAATACCTACATAAGTGAGTATGGGGTGGGATACACTGATATACAATATTTTGATGCTATAAACTTACACAACCTATTCAAAGAAGAAGTAAAGGCTTGTAAATATTACTATGCTTTATCAGAGATTCAAACTTCAGAGTTCTCCAAACCATGATTCAAAATaaactattccctccgtcccatattaagtgactcaaatttgcccaaatatggatgtatctatacctaaaaagcatctaggaCGGAGCAAGTATTCAAAGTTATTAttttgtcacttaatatgggacggagcgagtatTCAAAGTTAGGCACCCCCATCTTGGGGTTCTCCACTTTAAGCGAAGTCAGGATGTACTCACCTCAGCAGAACTAGGAAGATCACTGCCACCCCCACTCTCGAGCTGATAAGTAAAATTAAAATCATGCTGCTGTGAAGGTGATCTCAGAACAGTACGTCCATCTCTGACTACTATGAAGCCACTGTCCCCAAGATTTACAGCGTGAATACCCTGCAAGTTTAAATAGTAGGACAGTAAACATCACTTTACTAGCAAAAAGGACCGTGAAATAAACCTACttatttctttatttccttCTAGTTATGGGAATCGGGAACTCCTAATTCTGTTGAATTGAAACTTGAAAGTATTCAGCTGTCAGACATCACCAAACAGATGGATACAAGATTATTTATCAGTAAAGTTGCTGCAATAATCAGTGGACGGGAATATCCCAGCACCATGCCACCCGAGAAAGTAAGTAGCACCAAAATGTGCTATTTTAGCTCTCCTGATTCTACCATAACAATGGGTTCTTTTCCCCAAACCACATGAGAGATGCCTTAATGTACAGTcacattttttgtttattcaCTAGTCAAAAAGGTATATCAAATAGCAATGGTCTACAGAGCAAACAagtaaaaacagaaaaatctGGCTAACCTGCTCTGTAAGAGCGATGATACATGCAGTCGATGATCCCCTTGCTTTGGTGCTGATAAAAGCCTTTTCCAAAACTCTTGATGGGTCAATTGCACCTTCCGGTTCATCCTTGATAGCACCAATTGATTTACTCATTAGCTCCTTCGCATATAGTCCAGCATCAACACCGTGATCTGCCCAACCACCAACACCATCTGCCACACCAATTGCCTGTTCATCGACGCAAATAAAATGGCCATCTTCACCACCTGTTGCTTCCTTAGCAGGGTGAGGCAGGTAACAAGAACCTGAGAGCAGCTTCAGTGCTTTAGAAGCAGGTGACTTTCTGTAGAGGAAATGCCAGTAAGCCAACAGCAGTGCAAGTGAACAGTAGAACCATTGCGACGGCATGAAAATAACAGAAACATAAATTTTCTAACATGttgctatttgtttaaaatcAATTTAACAACCATTTCAGGGCAAGGAGTCATTACAAAGTTAGAGTGGCACATGCAAGAGGAAACATGGTACGTACCCATCAGAGGCCGTGTCCATTTGCTTATCCTGTACTGCCTCATCGAGTGTATGTTGACGCTCTGTAGCTCCAGCAGAATACGGTGCCACACATGACGTGCTCAAGTCCCGAGTCCATGGCTCGACTGAGAAGCTCAGCTTCGAACCTGGCCCAGCTGCACTAGTCCAGAATGTTCTAGCCGAGCCCCATTGCTCACGGCATTTCAAGTTCGCGCCAACCTTCTTATAGTACTCCACCCCTCTATACTTAAATGAGACCTCCGGCCTCGCTGCACTCCCAACTGATCCCATGGCGACAATACGGGAGGTGTGGTTGCCTACAGACGAGTCCTTCTCCAGTTGGCGCTTGGCGGCACCCAGCTCAGCTCGCCCGAAAACATAGCCGCAGGCAGCCATAACAATGCCCCGCTGCAGCAAGCCCTGCCCCGTGCCGTGCGAGCGCACGCAGGGTGTCCGGTGGATGGCGGCGACGAAAGCAGCGGCGGGCGCACGGCGGTCGGCGGTGTGCAGGAGGCGTGCCGGGTAGGTGGAGAGCATGAACCAGGTGTTGCCGAAGAGGAAGCTCCGGCCTCCGCGGCCGAGCAGGAGTTCCTTGTGGGAGGTGAGATGTGAGCTGCCgcctctgctgctgccaccgccgccggctaGCAGCATCTTAGGACCGAGCGAGACGCGCTCCCGAAGATCTCATCACCTCCTGCCACCTGCCAGGGGAGAAAATCCTGCAGCTTAGAATGCAATATTCGGAAGTTCTCCACAATTCTAGTCAAATTAATAACTCAATCAAGGGGGGAAACGGGAAACATTTCAACATCGCAAGGCACGATGCTCCCGGACATCAATTCAGCTACTCCGTACAAAAATTGCTCAATGGATAATCTTCTCACCACGAAAGCGGTCGCGGGATTTTTCAGTTCCGGAGGCTGGAGTCTCGAGCACGCCCGCTCCCGCTAAGTGGTTCGCGCCTCCAAGCTATCCGCCGGGGAGGAACTTGCTAGGGCTCCGTGGCAATCGATTAGGGTTTGCTTGTGAGACAGAGCAGGGGAGGGGACAGGATAGGGCGAGGAGGACAAGGTCGACTTGATTTGAACCCTAGAAATTCGACGcgtgcggaagaggatggcaAGACTGGGCCGGCGTTGACTAATCACCATTCACCAGAACGGTGGTGAAAGGCCACTCAAGGCTCAAGCCCGATCCGGCCCATAAAAAGGTAACTACCGCAGAATATGAAATCACTTCTGCACAAAAAAGAAGTAAATACTAACCACAGGATCTGCCTGGTGGATGAGGAGACTACAAATTACAATTTTCTCACAGGAAAAAAAGGAGATTAAACTTACATTCTCAATAAATAAGGGAAATTGTacgcaaaataaaataaaataaaataagggAGATTAGAACTTGCAGTTAACGTGAAACCATATGCATTCAGAAACAATCACTGATCCCTCAGATGATAAATTGATGCACTGAAAAGACTGACAGAAATTTATCTTGAACATAAGGTGAAACAGAATTCAATATACAACTTTCCAAAGTACCAAGAGGAAACACCCAACACGGAAAATACAGCAGAAAGGTATTTCATTTGTGATTACAGGTGTACATGATTGGTTAGTTGGACAAGGGCTGCTATCTCAATTTATTGCTCCTATCTTGGAAAACTTTCTTGACAATTTGAATGCTGAGAACTGGTGCACAGCTTGACTTTCCGTGATAATGCCGAAGCTTTCCTGGCGGCTTGGCTCTTGCTTGTTGGAAGTGCCGGCTGATCTGCGCAGGATCTCAAAAAGAGAAGCACCTGAATTTGCATCACCCTTGGAGTTTGTACTTGTTGCGGCTGCTTTTGCTTGTGTACTGAATTTTGCTTTCTTGGGTTGGCTGGGATTAGTCTGATCCTGCAAAGTGGAATGCAGAGGGAGCACTGAGAATGTTTTGAATAATAGGGAATTAACAACCCTGGTGCCCCAGAAATTAAAGAACAGAGTCAAGCTTCAATTAAGCTTACCACATCTGAATTACTCTCAGTGGTTGCCAAGCAgctcttgctgctgctattgCTGTCATCACGGCCAAAAACGTATGTTTTGTAAACAGATCTGTGGGAAGATGACACTGGACCACTTGTTGTTCGGCCAAGAAAAGATGACTGCAAGGAATGTAACTGTCATGCCATGGCCAAAACATGAGGGAAAACTGCCTATCGAAAATCTCAGTTATGGCTTGCAATGGAAGGGAACTAAGAAATGACACAACAGAAAAATGGCAAGGAGAAGTACATGTAATTACCTGTACAAATATTAATGAATTATGAACAGAAAACAACTATCAAAACTAATGCAAGACTCGACTGAGTCCCGATTCTACTAGGTATGGAAGTTGAGTATGTAGTATTTTGCCATCCGAACTTTGAAGCAATATAGGCAATAATTTGCCATTTGAAGTAATTTCATATTGGAAAGTTTCAGCTAATCAACATCAATGTTTGAAGTATGACAGGAAACAGATATCAGCAATCATTCACCTTTGAAGATGAGCTGCTGTTACTTCCGACCATAAGCATTTCAAGATTTGCTGAAAatatagaagaaaaaaagaaattagtAGACCAACCATGTTTCTAATCAAATGTAGACATGAATTAAAAATTTGGGAATCCTTACATGTGGCTTGCTTTCCCCTCCTCTTGGGTTGAGGAGCAATATTGAGTTTCTTTATCAGACTGAACACTTCCCTTGAACTGTCATCTTCCAATGGAGATATGAATGAATCATTATGCACCTACAAATACAGAAGATACCACCACTGTCAAATTATTTTGTTAAAGCACATAAGGTGAATACAAGGTTCTGTACTACATCAAGGGAGGAAATAGCTcactgaaaatgaaaatactAATAGTTTATCAAGCACCTGAAATATATTCTATAAATAGGTATGGGTGAATTTGAAGACACTCCCGTACTCAAAGTATTAGCACTTACATCTCGCTTTGAAATACGTTGGCGGGCCAGATGCTCCTCTATTTCCTCATCATCAGAGTGCTCATAAGTGTCATTCTCGTCTGTGAACATTTTTGCAATCATTTGTTTTGCCTTTTCAGAATTCTGCCGTACAACATTTGTTGGAGTTAACTCATATGGCATTTCAGTTTCTGATTCGTCCTCACAGTCTTCAatatcatcttcatcttcatccatTAACTCTTTCTGTTCCTGGTGACCAAATTTTAATCTTTGAATGACATTATTTGTTTCAGCAGCATCTTGTTGCTGAAGCCACTTTTGGTGGAGTTCATTCCGTTTATCATGAtctacttcttcttcttcaaatccAGCAGCTATCAGAGCATTAAGTACTTCGTTTTCATCATctccatcatcttcttcattgTCCTTGAACCTCATCATGTCATCGTCACTGTCATCCTCTTCCTCAGCTTCAACGTCTAGAAAGTTTTTCAGCACAGCAACATCTGGACATGAATCATCTGCATGAGTTTCTCGGAGTTCTTCATGGGTATTTACATCATTTTGCTGAGTGCCTGGAGCAATGTTCTCCTTATCATTGTATTCCTCATCTTCTGACAAACTGAGCCAAATATATAATGCAACATAAATACACAATGCTTAATGATCACACTTAAAGGGTATAGAAGGATTCAAACAGATTTTCATcagcaaaattaaaaaattgcaTGGTGCTGTTATCTAGCGATCCAGGTGTCATGTAAGGctacaagcaaaaaaaatgctacGTTGCAGCAAAAATAAGTATTCATAATTTTATGCTCACCATAtagaataataataattaaattGACAGTGCATAGTTAAGTTTTCAAATGGCCAAATCAGGTCATTATTTTTTATAGAATATAATTAAGTTAGTGAATGGTAAAAGGTGGACAGTATCATGTACTGAGAAGAGTGTGCTATACTTACCTATCATATGTACTCTTTGTTGGGCTTGAAGAGGCGTGCGATTGAGCTTCCTCTACTGCATTGATAGGGTCATCACTTGGTTGTGCACTGTCTTCATGGTTATCTTGAGAAATACCAAGATCCTGAGAGAACCAAGTGCCCAATAGTCAAACAGCAAATCAATAAACACAAATATGAATGTGCTCTTAAACTTTATAATTGTAAATGCATTATCCGTCTAGTAATTAtctattcctccgtccaacaaagggtgtctcaactttgactaaatttgaatgcatctactccctccgtctcatattaattgactcaaatttgcccaaatatggatgtatctatgcctaaaaaatgtctagatacatgtaagagaaagtcacttaatatgggacggagggagtatacactaagtcatgtctagatacaaccaaattttgacaaactcgagacatcttttgttggactgCGGGAGTAGCTTTTTTAGTTTacaaaatatttcatt
This is a stretch of genomic DNA from Brachypodium distachyon strain Bd21 chromosome 1, Brachypodium_distachyon_v3.0, whole genome shotgun sequence. It encodes these proteins:
- the LOC100823140 gene encoding probable protein phosphatase 2C 55, which codes for MLLAGGGGSSRGGSSHLTSHKELLLGRGGRSFLFGNTWFMLSTYPARLLHTADRRAPAAAFVAAIHRTPCVRSHGTGQGLLQRGIVMAACGYVFGRAELGAAKRQLEKDSSVGNHTSRIVAMGSVGSAARPEVSFKYRGVEYYKKVGANLKCREQWGSARTFWTSAAGPGSKLSFSVEPWTRDLSTSCVAPYSAGATERQHTLDEAVQDKQMDTASDGKSPASKALKLLSGSCYLPHPAKEATGGEDGHFICVDEQAIGVADGVGGWADHGVDAGLYAKELMSKSIGAIKDEPEGAIDPSRVLEKAFISTKARGSSTACIIALTEQGIHAVNLGDSGFIVVRDGRTVLRSPSQQHDFNFTYQLESGGGSDLPSSAEVFRYPVATGDVIIAGTDGLFDNLYTNEITTIVVEAARAGLGAQATAQKIAALARERALDKNRQSPFAAAAQEAGYRFYGGKLDDITVVVSYVTSATTL
- the LOC100824055 gene encoding glutamic acid-rich protein, which gives rise to MDTEPFDEADLLAFPTSPAAAASPPRRLKRLRKSSETTTTTTTPPAVSPPLSPPSPPPPPQEEAGAVSPHLESPPPRHNPSPPPQQPASDADVLAPAPSSPSPDPISSSPLPPADTAAEDDEEEDDGLDPLFSESGSGGAGWDPLGMPMGGEGDDGEEELLGGGGLIEELRREKSAKKRLDMDEAEDGAEMAVEAEVTRKRSKRRKKDAAPKESAQSKKRAEKERRAQLDSIHVESQRLLRETRKASFKPTAEPVYKPISSVLEKIRLRKLEILKKSSTPIEEEDDDDDDDSSESVSEAAGHPCMPGVKEVGSDDKDLKNDDANDEVGANGSDLNDHDSLPEDEDALPSKKDGSQAPDKDLGISQDNHEDSAQPSDDPINAVEEAQSHASSSPTKSTYDSLSEDEEYNDKENIAPGTQQNDVNTHEELRETHADDSCPDVAVLKNFLDVEAEEEDDSDDDMMRFKDNEEDDGDDENEVLNALIAAGFEEEEVDHDKRNELHQKWLQQQDAAETNNVIQRLKFGHQEQKELMDEDEDDIEDCEDESETEMPYELTPTNVVRQNSEKAKQMIAKMFTDENDTYEHSDDEEIEEHLARQRISKRDVHNDSFISPLEDDSSREVFSLIKKLNIAPQPKRRGKQATSNLEMLMVGSNSSSSSKSSFLGRTTSGPVSSSHRSVYKTYVFGRDDSNSSSKSCLATTESNSDVDQTNPSQPKKAKFSTQAKAAATSTNSKGDANSGASLFEILRRSAGTSNKQEPSRQESFGIITESQAVHQFSAFKLSRKFSKIGAIN